A genomic stretch from Candidatus Omnitrophota bacterium includes:
- a CDS encoding helix-turn-helix domain-containing protein — MDGLDKKIIELDGSLYKEKQGIVYKYVLEAIEKPLIEHALERTYGNQLKAAKILGINRNTMRTKIRKLGIDPNKWKI; from the coding sequence ATGGATGGTTTAGACAAGAAGATCATTGAACTGGACGGCTCTCTCTATAAAGAGAAACAAGGCATTGTATACAAATATGTTCTAGAGGCGATTGAGAAGCCGTTGATCGAACACGCTCTGGAACGCACGTATGGCAATCAGCTAAAGGCAGCCAAGATCCTGGGGATCAATCGTAATACTATGCGTACCAAGATCAGGAAATTAGGGATCGACCCGAATAAATGGAAGATATAG